In the genome of Camelus bactrianus isolate YW-2024 breed Bactrian camel chromosome 18, ASM4877302v1, whole genome shotgun sequence, the window AATGAGAGGACTCGTCAGAAATGCTGCAGCTGCAGCCTTGTACCCTGGGTACCAAGGCAGGTCTGGGAGGCCCAGGCAGCTGGGGTCTTGAGACGGACCCTTAGGCCACCTCACTGACGTCTCCAGTTCACTGGGCTGTGCTGAGGCTTTCAGCATTCTGGTGGGGCCCAGGTCAGGGAGAATTAGCAGGGCTAAAAAGGTGGGAAGAGGCTATGtagggggatggggagtggggagagagaggaagggcagCTGCCATTTGTTGGTGACACTTGTCAATAACTAATGGCCTAATTCAGGGGATGCCATGAGCCACTTAATGAAAGTGAGACTGGGGTAATTACAGAGCAGGAGCCCGCGGGATGGGGAAGGTCATTGGAGCCCTGTGGGTAGCAAGTCCAGGTCTCAGGCCGAGAGGTTGGTCTGGGGTGAGAGGCCCAGCTGTGTCACGGTTGGGATGCAGTCTAGCTCTGGGAGGGGTGTGGGCAGCCTTGCAGGGTGGGCCCCCACTGTGGGCCATGCTGGATCTGGGCACCCTCACAGCCCACATCCCAGGCTGCCCACCCAAGTGCTTAGGATGGGTGGGTCTGGCTAAGAGTTGGGGGGTAGGAAGGCATACCTACCTTGTAGTTTAGGGCTTccctggaggaaggggaggttagtcccagggccctgggggccGGTCCTGGGTGGGAGGGCTCTCAGAGGGCCAGCACCCGCTCATGCCCACCTCTCCTCCCACTTGTCCTGCAGGAGCCTGATGCCACGCACCCTGGACGGGCAGATCACCATGGAGAAGACCCCTAGCTACTTCGTGACTCGGGAGGCCCCCCGCCGCATCCGTGGCATGTCCCCGGACACGAAGCTGATCGTGGTGGTGCGGAACCCCGTGACTCGGGCCATCTCTGACTACGCCCAGACGCTCTCCAAGACGCCGGGCCTGCCCAGCTTTCACGCCCTGGCCTTCCGCCGCGGCCTGGGCCCCGTGGACACGGCCTGGAGCGCCGTACGCATTGGCCTCTACGCCCAGCATCTGGACAACTGGCTGCGCTACTTCCCCCTGTCGCACTTCCTGTTTGTCAGCGGCGAGCGCCTGGTCAGCGACCCTGCCGGAGAGGTGGGCCGCGTGCAGGACTTCCTGGGCCTCAAACGGGTCGTCACGGACAAGCACTTCTACTTCAATGCCACCAAGGGCTTCCCCTGCCTCAAGAAAGCCCAGGGGAGCAGCCGCCCCCGCTGCCTGGGCAAATCCAAGggccggccccacccccgagtGCCCGAGGCTGTGGTCCAGCGCCTGCGGGACTTCTACCGGCCCTTCAACCGCAAGTTCTACCAGATGACAGGCCAGGACTTTGGCTGGGACTGACAAGGCCTGGCCCGCCCATGCCCTGCTTGGGGACTCGGGTAAAACCTTAATTTATGCCTGTCACCTGGCCAGGGTGGGCCGTGTACATATACTGGGTAGAGAGGAGTATTTACAAAATAAAGTTTGGATCTCTGTTCTTGTACGTGCCCTTGGGGGTTGAAGGGTTCAGGTTAGGAGGTGCCATCTCCTGGGGAAATGATACTCATACCAGCTAACTCAACCAGTCACTGTTCATGCCACGAGTGGTTAAAAACCTGATGGTGGTTATACATCCCTCGAGGTGTGCAGGGAGCTTGGCCGCCTGTCACAAATgagcaactgaggctcagaggcatTCGGGGCCTGCTCAGTGACACACAGCTTAGCCCTAGTGACTCAGGAGGTCATCCTCGGGCTCTCTTCTCAGACCTGGGGTGCCAAGGAGGACTGTCCCTGTGTTCcagacaggaaaactgaggcctcACGTGGCCCACTTGAGCGGTGGGGCAGGATTAAAGCTGGATCTGTCCAGCTTTCCAGGCTGCACCCAAGACCCCAGCTAATTCTGCGTCCTAGTGCCCCTTGGACACTCCCTCCTGGAAATCTGGTGAAATTGCCAGTAGCGAGTATGAGGTGACTCCTGTGTGCAGGGGTGGTTCTAACAGCCTCTAAGCAGCTTGCAGCAAAACCGCACATGACCCACCCAGGCCACGCCCACCAAGCAAAGCCCACACCACAGGCCCCACCCACCAGATCCTGCGCACTCCTTGGGCCATGCCCAGTCCCCCAGGCCCTCTGTGCCCTAGTTCCCTGGTGCTTATCCACGTAGTGCTCCCTCCTCTGGGATGGGCAGGAATAAACACCCAGTGGCAACCCAGCTGCCTGTTAACCCCCAACCAAGTTAGGCCAGATTTGGGCAGGCTGGGGTGCCCTGTTCACCTGTCTCTCCCAGAATTGCAGGGCCCCCTCAGTAATGACTGTCACCTGCTCCTGGCTACAGTGCTGTCTGCCAGGTGCCCACCAACTGCCCTGACAGTGACCCCCAGGGGTCCTTAGGCCCAGCTCTGGTATGCCCTGGGCCCTTGTGGGACCTGGCTGTggcccctgcaccccagcccttAGATCTATATCAGATGCTTGGCCCTGATGTGGCCTTTCCACCCCTGGGGTACTTGGAGCTTCTCCCTGTCCTAAGATCCAGGGTGGCAGCGAGGGAGGATTTCAGAGCAGTGGCACCAGCACCCGCTCTGGCTGACTGAGCCAGACACCCCACCAGTCACCATGGTGACTGTTTTCACATGACCCCACGGGTGGTGTGTATTTTGGGTCAGCTGGTATTGGTGTGAGAAAAGGCTCAACAGAAGATGGGGAGGGAGACGGGGGCATCTGTCTCTAGCAGCGCACCCCTTGCTGGTTCTGGGCCCACAGGACATGCCAGTGTGGAGCTGCCCTAAGGGGGCCAGCAACTGCCTCCAGAGCCTGCCATCAGGGCAAGGccacaggcagggctggggactAGTTCTAAGCTACCTTGGCGGAAATGTGATGGCAAATGTGGGCAGATGTGGGTGAGAGGTAcccacagcctcctccccagctcggACCTCTGATgtgggtggaggcagggctggtccAATTTGCAATAACGATGTTGAGGACAGGTCACACTGCACCTTGGGATCCTGCTGAGTGACAAGCCCTGGGCTTGACAGCTGTGTCCCCATTCCCTGCAAGGGGTACTCAGTTAGGGATGGCATGGCAGCCTGCCCTGGGCGGCAGGGGCATCAGGGAAGGCAGGACAGCCCCTGACCCCTGGCATAGTTCCCAGCCTGGTCCATGTATGTTTCTTCTTCTCCCTGGACATACCCTGTCCAAACTTTTGCCATCTCACGACTGGATGTTCTCCTACAATGAGCTCTCTGCAcgcacagcagccagaggggtgTCTTCAGAGTAAACCAGATCCCATTATTGTAAAACACTCCCATCTTTGCCCCCACTCACATTGCTTCTAGAATGAAGACCAGATGCCTGAACGCAGCTGTTGAGGCCCTCAGAGGTGAGCCCCACCCCCaagcctgtgtgctcctctcacCCCTCAGCTTCTGCCCCCTTAGCTCCTTCCACCTGCCGTGATCTTTCCAACCTCATAgtctttgcatatgctgttccctctgcctggaatgccatTCCTTGCAGAAGGAGCAGACGGAGAGGAGGCAGACTTAGAATAGGGTAGCTGTACTTTCACTCCAAGCTCATTTTCTCCCTAGAGGGGCTTAGAATCCCTTTCCCGAGCCTGCCAACATGACCCACTAATCCATTCCTGAAGCTTCTTGGAAGCAGAGCTGTGGGGGCCACTAGTTTGTCTGGTTTTGGGGCCCAGGGCCAGCTCAGAATGCAGAGTCTGGAAGCAGCCAGGAGGAAGGGTGAACTGGCTCATTCTGCTCACCCTCCTCCCAGTGGCAACCAGGCCCAAGAGCCAACGCCCAGCACCAGGCGCCCAGCTGGGCCTCAGAACACACTGAGGACGGATGTGGGGGTCCTCCTGGCTGTGCGTGGGGTGGGGCTCCGGGGGAGAGTCACCGGCCTTTAATTAAAGTCCCAAATTGCTTCCCCAGTTGTTCAGTAGGTTTTCCATGTTGGAAGTTTCCAGATGGAATGAGCAACCCTGATTCAATTACCTTCTTCCTGTTCCCCCCAGTGCAGAAGGGGCAGCCAGACTAGGATGGGGTGGCGGCGGGTGGGGGTCTTCACAGCCCTGGTGTCCTGGAAGGGGCTTGGAGACATTTAGGGGTGGGTGGCTGCTTCTACCTTGGGTGTCCTTTCCCTGCCCCAGACCTCCTAGTCATGATTGGTAGGGTTTAGGGGCCCGTGGGGCCCTTCATCCCTGCCCAGTGGGGTGAGGACAGTGTTCTCTACACTGAGCTGAAGACCCTGAGAAGACCCTGGCCTGAGTGGCCTGATTGGCCCCTCCATCAGGCTGGAGACAGGGGAGGCATCAGACCTGGATCCATCCTTCCTATTTGCCCCCAAATACTTTTCTACACGTATCTTCATTCTAGTTGAGGGGAGGAGCTCCAGAAAGTGCCAGCAacttccccatcctcctccttATCATTGTTTGCGCATGCATCACTTATAAGCCCACTGCCAGCTGTCCTCTGTGAGGTCtgattccttcccttccccagggaGGCCCTGCCAGCCTGGGGATGCTCAGAGCACAGCTGTGGCCACCTACCTGCTGACTCCTGTCCTCAGAGGTGGTCCCTCTGTGGTCAGAGCAGGTGGGGCCCAGTGGAATGACCTTATTTGCTTCTCTCTCAGGCTCCTAAGAGTGGCCACAGAGCTGGGCCAGGTGTGGGAAGAGAGACTGGGCTCTGAGGTGAAGTCTGGATCACGGGGGGACTGTTCTGGGCAACACTCATGGACCCCCTTTGCCGCAGGATGAGGGGTGCTTTGGGGAAAGACCTCATCCTCCTGGTCCCCGTGGCTGGTCCCCATGTAGCCCAGGTGAACATGTCTGGTACCTATCTCTCCAGCCAGATCCAGAGGCCCCTCCCAAGCTTTGTATGGTCCTGTTTCCGGGAGGGGATCAGGCCATGGGCAAGGGAGGCTTGAGTGATGCGTGGAGGGAGAGACAGCTTTGCCTTCCAATGACTGGAATCTCTTGGGAGCTCCTCACTTCTTTCCTGGCTTCATAGGCCTGATACCCACCCTCTGCTCACCAGCCCACCAGGCTCCCATTAAGGAGCTTCTGGACTGCAGTGACCAGAAGGGTTCCCCTGCACCACGGCTGGGACAGACCAAGGACAGCATGCAGACCCCCAGTGCTTCCCTCTGGGTGGCCACGGTGGCCTGCTGGGACTCTGGACCCCCTCTGTGCCCCAGAAGATGTgcagtggggagctggggatttgctGATACCTGAGCCCAGGGGTTCATTTTATGGGACTGTCCCTTTCTAGAAGTTTCCTCTTAAATTGGCAAGTGCTGACTCCTGAGGACTCCCTCCTTGGAATTAAAGGCcaggttgagggggaggggaatAGGGAAGGTTGAGGAAATGGGGGAGGGTGGAGGATAGGGAGTGAGTCAGGGGCCTCTGGACCCAGTGAATCCATTTCATCCACTTTTCCCCTGGGGTCAGCATCTGAGCCACTGGACCCATCAGTCCTGGGCACAACCATAGCCAGGGCCTCTCTCCCCTGCAGGAAGCGCCCCTCTCCTGTGGCCCTTTGTGCTCCTCTCTCAGGGTCTCTAGTTCTGAACtcgatttttctctttcctccgcATCTGCCTTATGTTCCCTGAGGAGGAGGACCACTCTCCAGAGCAATGGAAAAAGCACAGggggcagagcaggcagcaggtGCCTCGAGGTCATATAGGCAGTGCTCAGGTGATGGAGGGCTGGTTAAGAGAAACTGTGACTATAACATAAGCCCTCCATGTATATACTTACAAGATTTAAACATGGTGTGCAAATAAAAACTTGTATACCACTGTTCGTGGCAGCATTATTCCCAAAAGCCAAAGGGTGGAATCAACTCAAGTGTCAATCAGCTGGTGAAGGAATAAACACAGTGTGgtgcatccatacaatggaatactattcagccataaaaagaaatgaggcagTGATACGTGTGACAACATTAGCATGCTGGAAAAAAGGCTGAGTGAAAGGGGACAGATACAAAAGgacacatattatatgattccatgaATGTGAATTTTCTAGACTAGCAGatccttaaaaacagaaaacagatcaattgTTTCCAGGGGCtcagggaaggggaaaaggggTCAGTGCTTCATGGGCATgcggttttctttctttttgtaaaaattcttttaaaaaatgtatttattgtttgtttggtttttgttttgttttgttttgtttgtttgtttttaatttttaaattttctttctttttttcttttaggcatGGAGTTTTCTTTTGGGGAATAAAAAGTTT includes:
- the HS3ST6 gene encoding heparan sulfate glucosamine 3-O-sulfotransferase 6 isoform X1 codes for the protein MAGSGCPGGGAGGSQGAGGGPGTALRAPRAPLLLAALVLGAYCLCAYPGRCPPAARVPAPAPAPTETPRAAGNPGAPALPVASGPGRRRFPQALIVGVKKGGTRALLEFLRLHPDVRALGSEPHFFDRCYERGLAWYRSLMPRTLDGQITMEKTPSYFVTREAPRRIRGMSPDTKLIVVVRNPVTRAISDYAQTLSKTPGLPSFHALAFRRGLGPVDTAWSAVRIGLYAQHLDNWLRYFPLSHFLFVSGERLVSDPAGEVGRVQDFLGLKRVVTDKHFYFNATKGFPCLKKAQGSSRPRCLGKSKGRPHPRVPEAVVQRLRDFYRPFNRKFYQMTGQDFGWD
- the HS3ST6 gene encoding heparan sulfate glucosamine 3-O-sulfotransferase 6 isoform X2, with amino-acid sequence MAGSGCPGGGAGGSQGAGGGPGTALRAPRAPLLLAALVLGAYCLCAYPGRCPPAARVPAPAPAPTETPRAAGNPGAPALPVASGPGRRRFPQALIVGVKKGGTRALLEFLRLHPDVRALGSEPHFFDRSLMPRTLDGQITMEKTPSYFVTREAPRRIRGMSPDTKLIVVVRNPVTRAISDYAQTLSKTPGLPSFHALAFRRGLGPVDTAWSAVRIGLYAQHLDNWLRYFPLSHFLFVSGERLVSDPAGEVGRVQDFLGLKRVVTDKHFYFNATKGFPCLKKAQGSSRPRCLGKSKGRPHPRVPEAVVQRLRDFYRPFNRKFYQMTGQDFGWD